GTATATGCTGGATAAAGTTGGTGAAGAATTTGAAGGTCGTATCAGCACCGTGACAGGTTTTGGTTTGTTTGTGGTGTTGGATGAAATTCATGTTGAAGGTCTGATTCATATTACTGCGCTTAAAGATGATTATTATCATTTTGATAAAATGAGTCATAAGATGAAAGGCGAACATACGGGTAAAGTGTTCCAGTTAGGCGATAAGATCAGGATCAAAGTCGCTGCAGTGAACCTAGACGAACGTAAAATTGATTTTGTGGCTCTGAATGCGGGGCCTGATTTAAAGCGTAAAAAAGATCGTCCTGGCTTTAAGAAGAAAAAGAAGTTTAATAAAGGGGGCAAATCATCTGCACCTCAACATACTTCTCAAGAGAATGCTCCACAAGAGAATGTTCCACAGGATAAGGCTCCACAAAACAGTGCTTCACAAGAGAATGCGCCACAAGCTAAGCCTTCAGAAGCTAAGGCTCAGCCGCAAGATAGTCAAAATGAAACATCTGCCAAACCAAAAAAGAAGCGCAATAGAAGACGTCGATGGATGAACTGATTTTTGGCATTCATGCCGTCAAATCAGCATTGAACTATTGTCATGATGGCAAGGGTCATGATGGCAATGGTGATGACACAAAAGAGCTGGCTTCTGAGCAGATAACGGCTTTATATGTTGATCGTGGTCGTAAAGACAACCGCATTAGTGCCATTGTTGAACTGGCGAAGAAAAAATCGGTTAAGGTCACCTTAGTACAGCGAAAAAAACTGGACGAGCTTACTTCCGGCAACCATCAAGGCGTTGTCGCACAAAGCAAGGCGCCCAAAGTAAAATCCGAGAGTTTTTTAGATGATTTATTACAAACCCTGGATGTGCCGCCGTTCTTATTAATTCTCGATGGTGTGCAAGATCCCCATAATTTAGGTGCTTGTCTGCGTACTGCTGATGCTGCAGGTGTGCACGCAATCATTGTTCCCAAAGATCGTTCAGTCTCCCTAACCCCTACAGTACGAAAAGTTGCCTGTGGTGCCGATCAAAGTGTGCCTCTCATTCAAGTGACAAATTTAGCGCGTACGCTAAAACTACTAAAAAGCTATCAAATTTGGATTGTTGGCACTGCCGATGAAACTAATGATACAATCTATAGCAGTGATCTGACCGGACCTTTGGCTTTAGTCATGGGTACTGAAGGCAAGGGCATGCGTCGTTTAACACGTGAGAATTGTGATGCTCTGGTTAAAATTCCCATGCTGGGTCAGGTTGAAAGCCTCAATGTCTCCGTTGCTACGGGTATTGGATTGTTTGAAGCCCTGCGACAACGTAGCTAAACAACGTAGCTAATTGTAAGCTCATTGATTTGCCAAACTCTCACAATAGGAAAGGCTCATGCTGAAAATACGAATAGCCGGAACAGAAAGTGAATTACGTCAAATTGCTCATAAAGCGGGCAGTACTAAGATCCGACGTTTTAAACGTGATAATGGTAAAACAACATTTGCTATTGACGTGCAGATTTCAGTGAATGACTTTCTGGAGAATCTTGATTTAAACTCTGACTCTAAAAATCAGGGTGACACTCATATTGAAAACAAGATTGAAACTCAGAGCGAAAATCAGCAATTTAATATTGCTGACATAGATAAAAACAATAATTGCGACCCGCGCATTATTCAGGCTGAGTTAGAAGAACTATTAGATGAGATCTCAGATAAATAATTGTATTGAACTCTCACTGGAAAAATCATATAATACCGCACTTTGACGAACCATGGGTTCGTCATTCCTTGCTTTTTGTGAGTAATTTCTCGTATAACGATATGAAATTTATCCATAGGAAGCTGATTAACCACTCTTAAAGGCTAATTACCCGTAAGGATTGTCTAAATGAGACATTATGAAATAATATTTCTTGTCCACCCAGATCAGAGTGAACAAGTACCTGCAATGATCGAACGCTATCGCGCTACTATTGAATCTAATAGTGGCAGTATCCATCGTCTGGAAGATTGGGGGCGCCGTCAGTTGGCTTATCCAATTAACAAAATCCACAAAGCACATTATGTGTTAATGAATGTTGAGTGTGAGCCAGCAATCATTGATGAATTAACGCATGCTTTCCGATTCAACGATGCCGTTATTCGTAACCTGATTATCTCTATGAAAGGTCCGTATACTGATGCTTCTCCTCTAGTAAAAGAGAAAGAAGAACCAGCATCCGAAAAACCTGCGAGTGCACCAGAAAAAACTGAGACTGCACCTGTTGCTGAAGCTAAAACTGAAGCCGCTGAATAAGGCAATAGTTTAAGCTTAAACATTCGATCAAAGCCGATTAAAATAAATTAAGCGGATTTGATGTATCCAATAGAGATTTAATAAAGAAAAGGTGAAGAAAAATGTCACGCTATTTCCGTCGTAGAAAATACTGTCGTTTTACTGCTGAGGGTATTACTGAGATCGATTATAAAGATCTTGCTACTCTTAAGAACTATGTCATGGAAAACGGTAAAATCGTACCAAGCCGTATCACTGGTACCAGTGCTAAGTATCAGCGTCAATTGTCAACAGCAATTAAACGCGCTCGTTACCTGGCTTTACTTCCATATACTGATAGCCACGATTAATAGTCACGATTAACAGTAAATTTAGAGAGAGTTCACATGAACATTATTCTATTAGAAAAAATCAATAAGCTGGGTCAAC
This genomic window from sulfur-oxidizing endosymbiont of Gigantopelta aegis contains:
- the rpsF gene encoding 30S ribosomal protein S6; its protein translation is MRHYEIIFLVHPDQSEQVPAMIERYRATIESNSGSIHRLEDWGRRQLAYPINKIHKAHYVLMNVECEPAIIDELTHAFRFNDAVIRNLIISMKGPYTDASPLVKEKEEPASEKPASAPEKTETAPVAEAKTEAAE
- the rpsR gene encoding 30S ribosomal protein S18 gives rise to the protein MSRYFRRRKYCRFTAEGITEIDYKDLATLKNYVMENGKIVPSRITGTSAKYQRQLSTAIKRARYLALLPYTDSHD
- the rlmB gene encoding 23S rRNA (guanosine(2251)-2'-O)-methyltransferase RlmB is translated as MDELIFGIHAVKSALNYCHDGKGHDGNGDDTKELASEQITALYVDRGRKDNRISAIVELAKKKSVKVTLVQRKKLDELTSGNHQGVVAQSKAPKVKSESFLDDLLQTLDVPPFLLILDGVQDPHNLGACLRTADAAGVHAIIVPKDRSVSLTPTVRKVACGADQSVPLIQVTNLARTLKLLKSYQIWIVGTADETNDTIYSSDLTGPLALVMGTEGKGMRRLTRENCDALVKIPMLGQVESLNVSVATGIGLFEALRQRS